In [Limnothrix rosea] IAM M-220, one DNA window encodes the following:
- a CDS encoding TIGR03986 family CRISPR-associated RAMP protein, giving the protein MEISTLRIKSKKNKKGNVKKSFEFSFSYTSPEGEYTSWSFQSISKDEISPNLRQKLEELEQGTLEVEFEIKDKQILNFREKGEVSIQESNAESSNNDTSDHFHNPYNFVPALPRDGIEGELGDRRPKGHGRYLPEYWSGRISMKLTTVTPLLIPDAAEMTEENDHKTYPVRLEADGQPYLPATSLKGMLRSAYEAITNSRLAVLDKHDKRLAYRMDAREGTTAKPARVEQRNDGLYLRILEEPRASCIGGAAKLPRYDKNSRAIDKGERGRASVKYPNRALPQHGDRVRVLLSKGKVTKIEPWNSNNQPGGDWKFGWVCVTGANISTKQNERVFIQHSDTEDPAIKITPAITELWENLISDYQKTHKKDLTERENKGQSPRDYLGFKPGETAWSRHVFDPNQCQLTEGILCYVELDENYNPDDLQSRDIIALQPVTISRRLYDKKPINLLSDSLQPAVDFNELSPADRVFGWVNQNNRKPKKKDSKNNAYKGQLRVHSIECSTPIDQAINNDLGELGVPLAILGEPKPAQTRFYAAEDKKGSPIANDGKEPQEKKYGYESEARGLRGRKVYPHHSSLPEGYWDSSTEDVSKEYRRSNGERDSQNKSIKSWVNPGTEFSFDLDVINLSTVELGALLWLLNQPENAFHRLGGGKPLGFGSVRLEITKTDLRNGEDWQEFYGSLRSVKPSEFDKTKLISAYTAAVESAYQVSFENVPFITAFRRSLTGFEDGLPTHYPRREKDINSDGKNYEWFTDNEAGDRLSLPSLADGGGLPLDPRQEEKQKNGPLWRN; this is encoded by the coding sequence AAGCAAATTCTAAATTTCCGCGAAAAAGGTGAAGTATCCATTCAAGAAAGTAATGCGGAATCCTCTAACAATGACACGTCAGATCATTTCCACAATCCCTATAATTTTGTGCCTGCTTTACCCAGAGATGGAATTGAAGGAGAGTTGGGCGATCGCCGCCCCAAGGGTCATGGACGATATTTACCGGAATATTGGTCGGGTCGAATTTCGATGAAGCTCACCACTGTGACTCCTCTGCTGATTCCCGATGCCGCAGAGATGACCGAAGAGAATGATCACAAAACCTATCCGGTGCGATTAGAAGCAGACGGCCAGCCCTATTTACCCGCGACTTCTCTTAAAGGAATGCTGCGATCGGCCTATGAGGCGATTACAAATTCGCGCTTGGCTGTTCTTGATAAACATGACAAACGGTTGGCTTATCGAATGGATGCACGAGAAGGCACGACAGCTAAACCCGCACGAGTTGAACAACGTAATGATGGGTTGTATCTCAGAATTCTAGAGGAACCAAGAGCAAGCTGTATTGGAGGTGCAGCGAAGTTACCTAGATACGATAAAAATAGCCGTGCTATTGACAAAGGTGAGCGAGGGCGAGCTTCTGTTAAATATCCAAACAGAGCTTTACCCCAACATGGCGATCGCGTCAGGGTTCTACTCAGCAAAGGTAAAGTAACAAAAATTGAACCATGGAATTCTAATAATCAGCCGGGTGGCGATTGGAAGTTTGGCTGGGTCTGTGTCACAGGGGCAAATATCAGTACGAAACAAAATGAACGAGTATTTATTCAACATTCAGATACTGAAGATCCAGCAATTAAAATCACACCAGCAATTACAGAGCTCTGGGAGAACTTAATTTCTGACTATCAGAAAACCCATAAAAAAGATTTGACAGAACGGGAAAATAAAGGGCAATCTCCTCGTGATTATCTTGGATTTAAACCCGGCGAAACAGCATGGTCACGCCATGTATTCGATCCGAATCAGTGCCAGCTTACTGAGGGTATCCTCTGTTACGTTGAGCTAGACGAAAACTATAATCCTGACGATTTACAATCTCGCGATATTATTGCGCTGCAACCCGTAACTATTTCGCGGCGATTGTATGACAAAAAACCAATTAATTTGTTATCTGATTCTTTGCAACCAGCGGTAGATTTTAATGAACTGTCTCCGGCTGATCGAGTGTTCGGCTGGGTGAATCAAAATAATCGTAAACCGAAGAAGAAAGATTCAAAGAACAATGCTTATAAAGGGCAATTAAGAGTCCATAGTATCGAGTGCAGCACACCAATTGATCAGGCTATTAATAATGATCTTGGGGAGTTGGGTGTACCTCTGGCAATTCTGGGGGAACCGAAGCCGGCTCAAACTCGCTTTTATGCTGCTGAAGATAAAAAAGGATCACCTATTGCCAATGATGGAAAGGAACCACAAGAGAAGAAATATGGTTATGAAAGCGAAGCACGGGGACTAAGGGGACGGAAGGTTTACCCGCACCACTCGTCTTTACCTGAAGGTTATTGGGATAGTTCCACTGAAGATGTTTCAAAAGAATATCGACGTTCTAATGGTGAGCGAGATTCGCAAAACAAGTCGATTAAAAGTTGGGTCAATCCCGGTACTGAATTCTCGTTTGATCTTGATGTCATTAATCTTTCAACAGTTGAGTTGGGTGCTTTGTTATGGCTACTAAATCAACCGGAAAATGCTTTTCATCGATTAGGCGGTGGTAAGCCGTTAGGTTTTGGTAGTGTTCGTTTAGAAATCACAAAAACTGATTTGCGTAACGGAGAAGATTGGCAGGAATTTTATGGTTCTCTGCGATCTGTTAAGCCTTCCGAATTCGACAAAACTAAATTAATTTCTGCTTACACTGCGGCGGTCGAGTCTGCGTACCAGGTTTCTTTTGAAAATGTGCCTTTTATTACTGCCTTCCGTCGTTCTTTGACGGGCTTTGAAGATGGTTTACCAACCCATTATCCTCGTCGGGAAAAAGACATTAATTCTGACGGAAAAAATTACGAATGGTTTACGGACAATGAAGCGGGCGATCGCCTGAGTTTACCGAGTTTAGCCGATGGTGGAGGTCTACCTCTAGATCCGCGTCAGGAGGAGAAACAAAAGAATGGTCCACTGTGGCGCAATTAG